One stretch of Planococcus sp. PAMC 21323 DNA includes these proteins:
- a CDS encoding cytochrome c biogenesis CcdA family protein, whose protein sequence is MTSDINLFLAFGAGFLSFISPCTLPLYPAFLSYITGMTMDEIKNDKKVMQRRGMFHTLFFLLGFSTIFIALGFSTSFFYEWFIRYDELIRQVGAIFIVLFGLMIIGVFSPKFLMQDRKFSFKNRPSGFLGTFVIGLAFAAGWTPCTGPITAAIYALAATNPGSGVWYMIAYVLGFAIPFFVLSFFVTRMGWLRKHNQKIMKVGGYVMIAIGILLFFDGLTYLIRVLSPFFGDFQGF, encoded by the coding sequence GTGACATCTGATATTAATTTATTCTTAGCTTTTGGCGCAGGCTTTTTGAGTTTTATTTCTCCATGTACATTGCCTTTGTATCCTGCATTTTTATCTTATATCACAGGCATGACGATGGATGAAATTAAAAATGATAAAAAAGTTATGCAACGCAGAGGTATGTTTCATACGTTATTTTTCTTGTTAGGTTTTTCAACGATTTTCATAGCACTTGGTTTTAGTACATCGTTCTTTTATGAATGGTTTATCCGTTATGATGAATTGATTCGTCAAGTTGGCGCCATTTTTATTGTGTTATTTGGGCTTATGATTATTGGTGTTTTCTCACCAAAATTCCTTATGCAAGATCGCAAATTTTCATTTAAAAATCGTCCATCAGGATTTCTTGGGACATTCGTAATTGGACTGGCTTTTGCAGCTGGTTGGACACCATGTACGGGACCGATAACAGCAGCTATTTATGCACTTGCTGCGACTAATCCTGGGTCAGGTGTTTGGTATATGATAGCTTATGTACTAGGATTTGCAATTCCATTCTTTGTCTTGTCATTCTTTGTAACACGTATGGGCTGGTTGCGTAAACACAATCAAAAGATCATGAAAGTTGGCGGATATGTTATGATTGCTATCGGGATCTTACTATTCTTTGATGGTCTAACGTATTTAATCCGTGTTTTGAGTCCATTCTTTGGTGATTTCCAAGGATTTTAA
- a CDS encoding thioredoxin family protein yields MESIAKIEEFQSAADSKKSFLLFVKTDNCSVCEGLRPQVEALEDDYKLPFYLVNAAKVPELAGQLMLFTAPVVILYRHGKEVQRFARFVPMEELRRRLDELEANLDA; encoded by the coding sequence ATGGAATCTATTGCTAAAATAGAAGAATTTCAGTCTGCAGCTGACTCGAAAAAGTCTTTTTTACTTTTTGTGAAAACAGACAATTGCTCAGTTTGTGAAGGGTTACGCCCTCAGGTTGAAGCGTTAGAAGACGACTACAAACTTCCTTTTTATTTAGTCAACGCTGCAAAAGTGCCAGAACTGGCAGGGCAATTGATGCTATTTACAGCACCGGTTGTTATTTTGTATCGACATGGTAAAGAAGTTCAACGTTTCGCACGATTCGTTCCAATGGAAGAACTACGACGTAGATTAGATGAGTTAGAGGCGAATTTAGATGCTTGA
- a CDS encoding CcdC family protein encodes MLDQIPTEVYLIVTTAGAFLMGLIAMVVRSKAAKKPASVKKIILPPFFMSTGAFMFIFPFFRVAPMQILEALAVGIVFSTILIWTSKFEVRDGDIYLKKSKAFVFILFGLLLVRVIGKVVLSSSIDIGELGGMFWILAFGMLWPWRISMLWQYKKIEKKMKSAIPI; translated from the coding sequence ATGCTTGATCAAATTCCGACAGAAGTCTATTTAATCGTTACAACGGCTGGTGCATTTTTAATGGGATTGATTGCAATGGTTGTCCGCTCGAAAGCAGCTAAAAAGCCTGCATCCGTTAAAAAAATTATTTTACCTCCATTTTTTATGTCTACTGGTGCTTTTATGTTTATTTTTCCTTTTTTTCGAGTAGCACCTATGCAAATTTTAGAGGCACTGGCCGTCGGTATTGTTTTTTCGACTATACTGATATGGACTTCGAAATTTGAAGTTCGCGATGGTGATATTTACTTAAAAAAATCGAAAGCTTTTGTCTTTATTTTATTCGGTTTGTTATTAGTTCGTGTAATTGGGAAAGTCGTCTTGAGTTCAAGTATTGATATTGGTGAACTAGGCGGCATGTTCTGGATATTGGCGTTCGGCATGCTTTGGCCGTGGCGAATTTCAATGCTTTGGCAATATAAAAAAATCGAAAAAAAAATGAAAAGCGCTATTCCCATTTAA
- a CDS encoding DUF2621 family protein: MELNGWFLVFILFWVVVLVGLFAIGGYFMFRKFLKSMPKEDGLSDLNWEEYYVDKTIHLWGDKEKAMLNELVQPVPDLFRPVAKQKIAGRIGQVLLEEKVKKMKLEHIIRGYILATPKRDHKFLRKKLAEMKIDVTPYEQYFER, translated from the coding sequence ATGGAACTGAATGGCTGGTTTTTAGTGTTTATCCTATTTTGGGTAGTCGTATTAGTAGGGCTTTTTGCCATCGGTGGATATTTTATGTTCAGAAAGTTTCTGAAGTCCATGCCAAAAGAGGACGGCCTTTCAGATTTGAACTGGGAAGAATATTACGTAGATAAAACCATTCATTTATGGGGCGATAAAGAAAAAGCAATGTTGAACGAATTGGTTCAACCTGTCCCAGATTTATTCCGACCTGTAGCTAAACAAAAAATTGCTGGTAGAATTGGTCAAGTATTACTTGAAGAAAAAGTAAAGAAAATGAAGCTTGAACACATTATTCGCGGCTATATTTTAGCTACTCCTAAACGGGATCATAAGTTTTTACGAAAAAAATTGGCAGAGATGAAAATCGATGTCACTCCATACGAACAATATTTTGAACGATAA
- a CDS encoding DUF1659 domain-containing protein, whose amino-acid sequence MAFSDFKNASIRCTYDNGLDANGKTKRKFKSYHNVKETAAAEGIFETAAILTNFGSKTLLDVEKQSAVTIYQ is encoded by the coding sequence ATGGCCTTTAGCGATTTTAAGAACGCAAGCATTCGTTGCACGTACGACAATGGATTAGATGCAAACGGTAAAACGAAAAGAAAGTTTAAATCGTATCACAATGTAAAAGAAACAGCAGCGGCAGAAGGTATTTTCGAAACAGCAGCTATTTTAACAAATTTCGGATCCAAAACATTATTGGATGTTGAAAAACAATCTGCAGTCACAATTTATCAATAA
- a CDS encoding DUF2922 domain-containing protein, whose amino-acid sequence MAKTLELIFTTTAGKDVTLSVDEPRADVTDAELIAGMQAIITHNVFEVEGSPLGTVKGARVVERNIVEYQV is encoded by the coding sequence ATGGCTAAAACTTTAGAGTTAATCTTCACAACGACTGCAGGAAAAGATGTCACGTTATCAGTAGATGAGCCACGTGCTGATGTGACAGATGCCGAATTGATTGCAGGTATGCAAGCAATTATCACGCATAATGTGTTTGAAGTAGAAGGTTCACCACTTGGCACTGTTAAAGGCGCACGAGTTGTCGAACGAAATATTGTGGAGTACCAAGTATAA
- a CDS encoding YvrJ family protein, giving the protein MAEWMQWVQELGFPIFVSFYLMHRVETKLVAIHEALLTLKLS; this is encoded by the coding sequence ATGGCTGAGTGGATGCAATGGGTTCAGGAGCTCGGATTTCCTATATTTGTGTCATTTTATTTGATGCACCGTGTGGAGACGAAACTGGTCGCCATTCATGAAGCACTACTTACATTGAAATTATCTTAA
- a CDS encoding SCO family protein: MRFISLSALLSLVLLLSACGSSAIDDFSYSDQHGEPVSLEDLKGTPWLATFVFTNCNTVCPPMTFNLSEIQEELEAEGLTDYKIIAFSVDPVVDTPETLQNYLAQYSVPDESKWHLLTGYTQEEIAGFAKDNFKSFVRNDPESDQVIHGTNFYLVDQEGVVVNNYDGYDSVPVEDIKNDMRELLE; the protein is encoded by the coding sequence ATGAGATTTATTTCTTTGTCCGCATTATTAAGTTTAGTACTATTGTTGTCCGCATGTGGCAGTTCGGCAATAGACGATTTTTCGTATAGTGACCAACACGGAGAACCGGTATCATTGGAAGATTTAAAAGGTACGCCTTGGCTAGCTACTTTTGTTTTTACCAATTGTAATACGGTTTGTCCGCCAATGACGTTTAATTTGAGTGAAATCCAAGAAGAATTGGAAGCTGAAGGCTTGACTGATTATAAAATTATAGCGTTTAGCGTGGATCCGGTTGTTGATACACCAGAAACCCTACAAAACTATTTAGCGCAATACTCGGTGCCAGATGAGTCGAAATGGCATCTGTTGACGGGGTATACACAGGAAGAAATTGCCGGATTTGCAAAAGATAATTTCAAATCTTTCGTACGTAATGATCCCGAAAGTGATCAAGTTATACATGGAACGAATTTTTATTTAGTAGACCAAGAAGGCGTTGTTGTGAATAATTATGACGGTTACGATAGTGTACCTGTTGAAGATATTAAAAATGATATGCGTGAGTTACTAGAATAA
- the mscL gene encoding large conductance mechanosensitive channel protein MscL → MWEDFKKFALKGNVLDLAVAVVIGAAFGKVVSSLVEDIIMPVVGILVGGVSVEDWSYKFNDVVLNYGLFIQSIIDFFIIAFSIFMVIRLFTKMKRKKDVPAEAEPEVLDKTQEILLEIKDLLSKNKTGL, encoded by the coding sequence ATGTGGGAAGATTTTAAGAAATTTGCGTTGAAAGGTAACGTTCTTGACTTAGCTGTAGCTGTAGTAATTGGTGCCGCTTTCGGGAAAGTAGTATCTTCTTTAGTAGAAGACATTATTATGCCGGTTGTCGGAATACTTGTTGGTGGAGTTAGCGTAGAAGATTGGAGTTACAAATTCAATGATGTAGTCTTGAATTATGGTTTATTTATCCAGTCTATTATTGACTTTTTCATCATTGCGTTCTCGATCTTCATGGTAATCCGTCTCTTCACGAAAATGAAGCGTAAAAAAGACGTACCTGCAGAAGCAGAACCAGAAGTACTCGATAAAACACAAGAAATTTTGCTAGAAATTAAAGACTTGTTAAGTAAAAATAAAACGGGATTATAA
- a CDS encoding lytic transglycosylase domain-containing protein — MKNKKLPIRWKRKIGCLILFVPAAIVVATITILIASLVNSDSVFKSIKDAPNHLIELKVPEENIPLYKKAADVYNIPWTLLAAHHRIETRFSTMDPLLSPVGAEGHLQFMPCTFVGWSHPSCSGKGQGDISEEDKVNVEVIAYYGGYGVDGNGDGIADPYNLEDSLYSAANYLSQNGASEGELERAIFQYNHSEKYVADVLHYYHLYEKEYN; from the coding sequence ATGAAAAATAAAAAGTTACCAATTAGGTGGAAACGGAAAATAGGGTGTTTAATTCTTTTTGTACCGGCAGCGATCGTTGTAGCGACGATTACTATTTTGATTGCTTCGCTAGTTAATTCCGATTCAGTATTTAAATCGATTAAAGACGCACCCAATCACTTGATTGAATTAAAAGTACCAGAAGAAAATATTCCATTATACAAAAAAGCAGCTGATGTTTACAATATTCCTTGGACATTGTTGGCGGCACATCACCGAATTGAAACGAGATTTTCAACAATGGATCCTTTACTATCGCCTGTAGGTGCAGAAGGGCATCTACAATTCATGCCTTGTACGTTTGTGGGATGGAGTCATCCAAGCTGCTCTGGTAAAGGGCAGGGAGATATAAGCGAAGAAGACAAAGTAAATGTTGAGGTGATTGCCTATTATGGAGGTTATGGTGTGGATGGAAATGGAGACGGAATTGCAGATCCATACAATCTAGAAGATTCTCTTTATAGCGCAGCAAATTACTTATCACAAAATGGTGCATCTGAGGGTGAGTTAGAACGCGCTATTTTTCAGTATAATCATAGTGAGAAATATGTAGCGGATGTTCTACATTATTATCACTTGTACGAAAAAGAATATAATTGA
- a CDS encoding GlsB/YeaQ/YmgE family stress response membrane protein encodes MGIILYLIMGGIIGWIAGMILGKDIPGGIIGNIIAGIVGAWLGGMILGDFGPVIWDVAIIPALIGALILVFVLSLIMGSMRKKS; translated from the coding sequence ATGGGTATTATTTTGTATTTAATTATGGGTGGTATCATCGGTTGGATCGCAGGAATGATTTTAGGTAAAGATATTCCAGGCGGCATTATTGGTAACATTATCGCAGGTATCGTTGGTGCTTGGTTAGGTGGAATGATTTTAGGAGATTTCGGTCCAGTAATCTGGGACGTAGCTATTATCCCTGCATTAATCGGTGCATTGATTCTTGTATTCGTTCTTAGCTTGATCATGGGATCAATGAGAAAAAAATCATAA